The following are encoded together in the Candidatus Methylomirabilis sp. genome:
- a CDS encoding c(7)-type cytochrome triheme domain-containing protein, with product MRSMIGRSATLTLACLLIVSFTPTRSLAQAKPKVPPPFTFEQKTTSEEGNPSPGKVTFDHNKHIEKGQKCLNCHGKDKPFKTKIGTSPDLTMKAYNEGKACGTCHNGKVAFSTKEMGNCLKCHKVPS from the coding sequence ATGAGATCAATGATCGGAAGGAGCGCGACGCTTACTCTGGCGTGCCTCCTCATCGTAAGCTTCACACCGACTCGCAGTCTGGCCCAGGCAAAGCCGAAGGTCCCCCCTCCCTTCACCTTTGAGCAGAAGACCACGAGTGAGGAGGGGAACCCGAGCCCAGGGAAGGTGACGTTCGATCACAATAAGCATATTGAAAAAGGCCAGAAGTGCCTGAACTGCCACGGTAAGGATAAACCTTTCAAGACCAAGATTGGGACCTCTCCGGACCTCACTATGAAGGCCTACAATGAAGGAAAGGCGTGCGGGACATGCCATAACGGGAAGGTGGCATTCTCCACAAAGGAGATGGGCAACTGCCTGAAATGCCATAAAGTCCCATCATAG